A segment of the Sphingobacterium oryzagri genome:
ATTTTTTTGTCGGTTCGATTAAATCGACGGATGGCGCTTGGGGAGAGTCAGCAAGGTAAATATGGGTGTTGTTTCCCAAGCTAAGAATTCTATTTAAAACCGTAGCTACCGAAAGTGTCCTGAATTTTGTGTGTTTTTTGAGCAATGCTTAATTGCCGTGTTGTTAAACTATAATTTTAATTTGTGTATTTTTTTAACTTTGTATGCGAAGGTGATTTCTTTAAAGTTTTTACGCTGTTCTGTTATATCGGCTTTAGATCGCTTACAAGAGGCAGTATAAATAAATTAACTATCCAAACGTCGTGTAATATGCAATATAAAATCAAGTCGCTAATTTTAACCACATTATTAGTTTTTTGTTTACAATGTTCCGTAGCGCAAGATGTTATCATCGTGGATTCGGTCAGGGTCGAACTATCTACTATAGTAACGGATAGTTTGGACTCCATAAACTATGCCTATGTGGAAAGTGCTAAACCGTCTAACAAAACACTGGTTTTTATTCAAGGATCAGGTTCTATTCCGTTGTTTTGTAAAACTGAAAATACGATAATTCCCATGTTGCCTTTGGAGTTAACTAAGATTGTCAAAAAATGGAATTTAAATCTAGTGCTGGTAGCGCCGCCTGGCGTCGAGTGTGTAGAAGATAGCTTAATTCTTGATCAAAACTATTATAAAACAGATGTCAACGGCTGGCCAATCATGAAATACCGTCAGGGCAACCGTCTGGATTTATACGTAAAAAGATACTTATCCGTGCTTGATCATCTTTCCGAATCCAATTCGAATAGGGAGTTTTATGTATTTGGACATTCGCAGGGGAGCAGGGTTGCAGCAGTTCTTGCTAATCAAAATTCAACGATTAAAAAGATCGCACTTGCGTCTGTTAATCCAATCAGCAGAAGTCATGAGGCAATATCAAAAATCAGATTACAGCACTTGTCGGGAGAAGTTACCTTTGAAAAGTCTCAAGCTTTGATCGAAAAAGAATACAAGAGAATGCGGGTTTTAAATAGAAAAGAGAACAAAAATCTAGAGGAATTATCCGAACTCTCTTATACCTATCCATCGCTTTTAGAGCATATTTTAATATTAAATCAGCCGTTGAGGTTTATTTACGGTAGTCATGACTTAGGTACGGTTATGGAAGCTGATAAAATCATGCTTAGTTTTATCGAGAAAGGTAAATCTAATTTATCCACGAAGGTGTATAATAATATGGAACATAATTTTTACGAGGGTGATAAGTATAATTGGGATCAGGTGTTTGAAGATACAATTAACTGGTTTTTTAATGAAAATTAGGTCTTATTATTCATTCTTTAAGTATATAATTGCCATCTCGTTTCTTACCATTTTTAATGGCAATAACAAAATTTTAAGCGCATAACGTCGCTAAGATCGCCGGTCAAAAGTTTAGCAGCTCGTAATACGAAGCTGCTAAACTTATTTGTCGAGCTTATTTCGGCAGTGCTAGCGCTCGCTGTTTTTAATTGTCTTTGGTGCTAAAGTGGGAGGCAGTACCCATTCCATCAGCTCTACCCAAAATAGAACTTGCGTAAGCTTCTACTTTATTATTTCGAAGATAATTCGCGAAGAAGCGTCAATAAAGCTTTGGCTGTTTCTTCCGACGAACCAGGGTTCTGTCCGGTGATCAAGTTCCCGTCTTGTACCACGTAACTTTTCCAGTCTTCACATTTGCTATATTTTCCGCCCAGATTTTGCAACTCGTCTTCAACCAAATATGGCACGACCTGCGTTAATTCAACCGCTTCTTCCTCCGTATTGGAAAATCCAGTTACCTTTTTGCCTGCAACGAATGCCGTGCCATCCGCATTTTTCACATAGCGAAGTACGCCAGGCGCATGACACACAGCCGCTACAGGCTTGCCATCTTGCCAAAAATGCTCGATAAGCTCGATAGAATGACGGTCATTGGTCAGGTCCCAAAGCGGCCCGTGTCCACCTGGATAAAATACCGCGTCGTAATCAGCGACATTTACCGTACTTAATTTCACGGTCTGCGCTAATTTTGCTTGTAATTCAGCATCCGAATCGAAACGTTTGGTCGCGTCTGTTTGAAAATCAGGTAATGCACTTTTCGGATCTATTGGCGGTTGGCCGCCCTTCGGTGAGGCGATCGTTACAGACACTCCCGAATCAGCCATCACGTAATATGGTGCAGCAAACTCTTCTATCCAAAATCCAGTTTTTAAACCAGTTTCACCCAATTCATCATGTGAAGTAAGTACAAAAAGTACGTTAAAAGTTTCATTTTTCATTTTTCTTTAATTTTGATGATATCACAAATTTGCGAATAACTGACGCCAATTATAGGTGATCTAGATCACATTCGTTTTGTCGTGCTATTTTTGTGATCCAGATCACGTAACTAGACACGTTGGAATCGGCTAAGCGTTTCTCGTGATACACCGAGGTATGCTGCGATAAGATGTTTAGGTACCAAATTATATAATGCAGGATATTGATACATGAGTTCTTCGTATCGACTTTGCGCATCATCGTTCAACAGCGATAATATGCGTTTTTGAAGGCTAACATATCCTCCGTTTGATCGCCACCGGAAAAAACGCTCCACATGATGTAGTTCTGTGCATATCTTTTCCCGGTCTTTATCGGCAAGACACAAAACTTCGGCATCGCTTACACAGTTTACATTAACGGTGGCCCGTTCATTTTTGTATAAAGCCTGATAGTCAGACGCCCACCAGGTTGTCATCGCAAACTGTAAGATATGCATCTTTTGCGCATCGTTAACCACATAAGTGGAGAGACAACCGCTAAGCACAAAATATTCATTCTCGACGATATCACCAATTTGAATGAGCTGCTCTTTCTTTTTAAAAGACAGGGGTTTAAAGTGAGCGAATATGTAGTCAAATTCCGCGTCTGAAAGCGAAACTTGCTGTTCCATATGTTTTCGCAAGATATCTTTGCCGTTCATTAATTACTTGATGTTACTTTTGATAGAAAACCTTCCCGTAATCTTATTTTAGTAAATATTAAACAACACTTCCTCGGTTGTTTGGCCATTAAAACGTATAAAAAAGGGGCGTTCTGTTCCCAAACCAGCGGATAGCAAGGTTTTAGGAATAAAGATAATAATTATCTGGAGTACGATGCGAAGTTATCGTGCTGAAACTTGTTACTTCAAAAGCCGTTCATTCCGCGGCAGAATGATGCGGCGCTTCTTTAAGCTATGTATGTTTCCACATTTGGCATCGGCATATAGCGCAAGCTTTATCGTGTATATAGCTTAGATCCCGTTATTTCTAAAGGTCCGAACAAGCAGTTTTGAGTTTCTGTGTTGAAGTTCTTTTCAACGAAACAAAATACGTTATCCCTTTTTTTTCGATGATGATTGCTTAACGCAATTTGGGACAGTTTTTCCGTCTTTTTTCTTGGTGCCTTCTTTTTTGTATCCAGACCAGCAAGGGTCTTTTTCTTTTTTATCTGCCATAACTTAATCAAACAATAATGGTGAACCAATCCACACATATTCCGGTCGTTGTTATCAATTACCATATCTTGCCATGCGAAAATGGTTCCGGACTCTTGGTTAGAACATGTTGACTAGCCATATGGTTCTGTTATATAGAAATATTATTATATTTAAACATTCCAATGAGGCTGTCCAAAAAGCTAATCGATTAACTTCAAAATGCGTCATTGCGAGGAAGTACGACGAAGCAATCTGCATTTTTATTTGATAAGATTGCGTCGTCGTTGTTCCTCCTTCTCGCCATGAGGAAATTTAATCACTTTTTAGACATGTTCATCAAGACCATTTAAAATCGATTTCACACCGGTTGATCGCCTCATTTTAGACGGTATACCAACAGTTTGTAACGATTTTTTTGCTAGATAATTCTACATTCTTAATGTAAATTTAACATGCACTGTTCACCCTAACTTGCCCGATTGTGTTAGTTTTGCGTCACTGAAAAGATATAATGGCAGCGATTACCGTGTTCGATAGATCAAAAATTTTGAAAAAAATTAGGCGGGGCGACCAAGCTAGTTTTGGGCTATTGTATGCTCAGTATTTTGATATGTTGGCTGGCGAAATCTTTTTCATCTTAAAAGATCGCACACGCACCGAAGAAGTTATTCAGGATGTATTTTGCAAGATCTGGCGAGACCGCGATAAACTGGAAACCATTTCAAATTTTGAAGGCTATTTGCGTGTACTCTCGCGCAACGGTGCACTCAACGTACTGAAATCGGATTTGCGCCGACGCAAAACCGAACAAAATTATTACCAGGAGCAGGTAAATATGTCTGTCGACTACCATGAAGTTGATCTGCAAAAAGAACATTACCGCTTGCTAGATCTGGCCATTGAAAAACTACCAGCGCAACAGAAAAAAGTATACCAATTGAGCCGATTTGAACGTATGAAATATGTAGAGATCGCGAAACAGCTTAATCTTTCTAAAGAATCGGTGAAATCTTATTTAAAAATTGCCACCGTAACCATAAAAAAGCATTTAGCCTACCACAAAGATTCCATAGTTTGCTTTATTTTTATTTTTCATAGTTTTTAATACCCCCTTTTTTTTTCGGTCGTTGTCATACATCAAAAAAAGACAACATTCAGCTAGGGAGGAAATTGAAAGAACAGCGTACAAAACAACTTTTTAGAAGATCTATCTCGCAAAAGCTTACAGAAAGCGAGATCGCTGAGCTGGATGTTCTACTGGCCGAACTTTCCGATGATATGCAGGAAAAACTATATTTTGAGGCTTGTGATGAAGCACTGGCAGCGAAAAATAGCGATGTTGTACCACCTTTTTCATACGAAGAAAAACAACGGATATTAGCCGAAATAGTCACTAAAAATACAAGCGACGTAAAATACCCTCGTCGCCGCGTATACAGGAAGTTTGTTCCCTATGTAGCAGCCTGTTTTGTTTTAGCGCTGACCGCTTTTTCGCTTTTCTTTCTTCCACGTCCATCCGAGGTTGTTAATTATGGAAGCTTACCATCAGCATCTACCGTGGCGGAAGATCTGGATCCAGGTCAGGAACGAGCCGTGTTAACCATGGAAGATGGCAGGTCGATCACACTAGATACGATCGCTGTAGGAAATCAGGTTAACGGTCTAGATTTTAAAATAGTTAGATTATCATCCGGCGAGCTGCAATACCAAACGTTTCAGACTACTCGTTTTCCACAAGAACACGTTATCCATACACCCAAAGGCGGAACCATCAACGTTATTTTACCAGATGGCTCAAAGGTTTGGTTAAATGCTGCGTCGTCCTTGACATTTAATTCAGATATGCAGTCGGCTGATCGTCGGGTGGAAGTAGATGGCGAAGTTTACTTCGAAGTGGCTAAGCGAAAAAAGCAGCGTTTTATCGTCAAAAGCCGAACAAGTGAAATTCAAGTGCTCGGTACCAAATTTAATGTCAATACCTATCAAGGCAACCAAACTAAGGTCGGTCTACTGGAAGGAAGTGTGCTCTTGAAAACAGCGAAAGTAACAAGACGCATGAAGCCTTCGGAGCTTGCGGTGATTCAAGCCAACGGCTATACTAAGACAACAAGCCTAACTAATATAAGCGATATCATTTTGTGGAAACAGGGAATTTTCCATTTTCAAGACACCAGTCCAGAGGTGCTTGCCAACGAATTATCACGTTGGTATAATATAGATGTAAGTGTACAGGGCAAGGAACTCGGACATCGGATTAACGGTAAAATAGCGCGGGATCTTAAACTCTCCAAGATGATGGAAGTACTTGATTTTTTAGGTTTGAGCGCAACTTATAAGGAGAATAAATTGATTATTAAAACCAAAAAAACATAGCCTATGCAATAGAAATTAGATCACGAAGGGGCGAAAATAACAGGAAGTGCTGGAACACTTCCTGCAGATAGATTTCGCAACTGTATTCAACGACTCAAACATCATCAATATTTACAGAACTAAAATCGAACTAAAATTATGGATTTTGATTTGAAAGTTTATTCAATAAATCGAAATAAACTTTATCGCCTATTCGGCATCATGGAGCTTGTTGTCACCATGCTGCTGCTCTCTCTTACGACCGTCACGGCCTCCACTTTTGCACAACGTATTTCTTTACATGAAAAAAGTGCCAATATCAAGACTCTTTTAGATAAAATTGAGCAACAGGTACCTTACCGCTTTGTATATGATAACGCGGAGATTGGTGACCTTTACGTAGAGAATGCTTTCTTAGAGTCCGCTTCTTTAAAAGAGTGCCTGGACTTGGTTTTGCGCAAACAAGGTTTGGATTACAAGATTATTGATGACTATATTGTTATCAAGAAAAACGACACGCCTGCTACATTAATTTTGAAGCCGCTACAAACCGTCGTTCGCGGTACAGTACGAGATGAATCGGGCCAACCTATTGAAGGTGTTACCGTATCAGTGAAAGGGCAGGCAGGACGTCAAACCAACACCGACGATGCTGGTGTTTTCTCGTTAGCGTTGGATTTGGGCAACACGACTTTACTATTTGAGCATATCGCGTATGCAGCCAAAGAGATTGAAACCAAAGGCCGTGCGCTGCTGGACGTGACGCTACAGTCACAAAATGGCGACATTGAAGAGGTGGTGGTCGTCGGCTATGGCACGCAGAAAAAAGCGAATTTGACGGGCGCAGTTAGTGCCATTTCTGGCGAAGAATTGGAAAGCCGGCCCATCGCGAATATCGGTCAAGGTTTGCAGGGACAAATGCCTGGACTTACGGTGCGCAGTACCGGAAACACAGCGCCTGGAAATCGCGCTCCACAGTTCCGCATCCGCGGTGTCGGCACGTGGGGCGATGCCAATCCGTTAATTGTGATTGATGGGATACCAGGAGGAAACTTAAATATCCTTAATCCCAATGATATTGAAAATATCTCCGTCCTCAAAGATGCGGCGTCGTCATCTATTTATGGTGTACGGGGCGCTAACGGCGTTATCATGGTAACCACAAAAAAGGGAACCTCAGGTAAGGCAAATATCAATTATAACAGCTACATCGGTTGGCAAACGCCGACGGCTTTGCCCGATTTTCTTGGTTCTGCAGACTACATGACGCTACAAAATGAAGCCAATGTAAACGCCGGACAAAACCCGACGTACGCGGAAGAGCAAATTGAAATTGCCCGTAATGGCTCAGACCCCAACTATTTCGCAAATACCGACTGGATTGCAGAAACGTATCGCCATAGTGCGCCGCAACAAAACCACAACCTAAGTTTAAACGGTGGAGCAGAGAACACGCAATATTATGCGTCTTATGGTTACCTGAACGAAGGCGGATTGGTTATTGGCGACAATTTTAAAGCGCATCGACACAATGCACGCTTACGTCTTAATACGCAACTGTTGGATCGTTTGCATGTGGATGGTAATTTAGGTTATGTCGATCGTTCTTACGATGGCAGTGCGAATGGTACGCAAGCACTGTCTGCAGCAACAAGTATTCGACCGTTGGTGCCTGTACGCTTTACTAACGGTAGCTGGGGATATCATGGCGGCCAAAGTAATCCAGTTGCGATAGCTACAGATGGCGGAAACAATACCTTCACCTCGCAGGAGATCACCGCTAATATCAGTACGACACTCAATCTTTTCAACGGATTTGATCTTAAAGGGCAATATGGATTAATAAAATACAATTCCAAAAGAACAACCCTGTTAAAAACGATCGATTACTACAGTCCCGACGATAATGAGCGTATCTACCAAACGAATTTCCCAAATAGGATTGAAATGGACCATTATTCAGGAACATATCAAACTTTTATCGGTACGGCAAACTATTTGCGCACGATTGCGGAAAAACATACGATAAAAGGTTTACTGGGCTACTCACTGGAAGAAAATGTGGGAAATGATTTCAGTGCATCACGTACCCATCTTCCGGTAGATCTTCCATCTTTAGCCATTGGTACAGAAAATCAACTGAACACGAGCGGAAGCGGGCAAAATGCCTTGATGTCTTTCTTCGGTCGAGTAAACTATGATTTCAACAACAAGTATTTGTTAGAAGGTAATTTCAGACGTGACGGATCGTCCCGCTTTCATCCCGACGTGCGTTGGAATTGGTTTGGCTCCTTTTCGGCTGGCTGGGTCTTTAGCGAAGAGCAGTTTTTTGAAGACATGAAATCGTTCTGGAATTTCGGAAAGATCCGCTTTTCTTACGGAACGCAGGGAAATGACAAGGTCGGCCGCGACCATCCTTTCATGGCTATACTTGCTTCTGCGCAGGTTAATTCTAATAATCCAATCGGCAATATAGGGCGTGTTGGTTTCCGGCAGAGCTTTATACCAAACGAATTGGTTACCTGGGAATCTTCCGAGAAGTTAAACGTTGGTCTCGATTTATCGTTTTTATCAAATCGTTTAAACGTTACGGCAGACTATTTTGTAAATTCTACTAATGATATCCTGTTAAACCCACCGTTGCCAGATGTCATTGGCGTTGGAACAGGCTACCCAGCACAAAATTCAGGATCATTAGAAAATAGAGGATGGGAGGTGATCTTGGGATGGCAAGATAACATTGGCGATTTTGGGTATCGCGCTAATTTCAATCTTTCGGACGTCCGTAATAAAGTAACAAAATTAGAAAACTTCGCAAATAACCTGGGCGATCAAGTGCGTTTGGAAGGTTATCCGTTGGATGCTTTCTACGGTTTTAAAGCAGATCGTATTGCGCAAGAAAGCGATTTCGATCTTGTCGACGGCCAATATGTACCGAAATTTCCTTACCAACGTGGTGATCTCGTTGGACCAGGAGATTTAATATATGTACCTACCGATCCTAACGCTACAGAAATAACGGTTGGCGCAGATAGACATGTTTTAGGTAGCGATATTCCACGATATACTTACGGTTTCCGTGGTGATTTATCCTATAAGAATCTCGACTTTAGTTTTTTCTTACAGGGTGTAGGCAAAGCAGACGGGTTTTTGACCGGAAATGCACGACATCCGTTTATCAACAATAGCGCTATGCCGCAAGACGTACACCTAGACCGATGGACGCCAGAAAATCCCGATGCGAGCTATCCTCGTTTCGTTTACATGCGTACACATAATACACGTCTATCATCCAAATGGATTGAAGATGCATCCTACCTTCGGTTAAAAAACGTCCAGTTGGGCTATACGTTTTCGCCGCAGTGGACATCAAAAATCCGTATAGACAAATTACGTATCTATGCGTCGGCAGATAATTTATTCACAAAAACAGACTTCTTCTATGGCTATGACCCTGAAGTCCCTACCGGAAATTCCGGCGGTTATTATCCGCAAGTGAAAACCTATGTTATCGGATTGAATATCAATTTAAAATAGCACATCATGACAATTCCATATAAAAAATACAGCAGGCTAGCCATTCTTTTAATCGGCGTAGGCCTTTTATCTTCCTGCAGCGATTTCCTGGATCGCGTTCCGCAAGATGAGATTGTGAACGAAACCTATTGGAAAACACAGGAACATTTGGAAATGGCCGCGACGGGTATATACTCGCGTGTCAAAGCGAAAAACGTCGTGGACATGGAAAACCTGGCGGAAAATACGATGTGGCCGTCTACTAATCAGTATAAAGATATCGGATCAGGCGTTTTTCCTGTTACACAACCAACAGTAAATAGCGAATGGGCAAATATGTATCGCGACATCCGCGAGTGTAATGCTTTTTTAGAAAACTACCAAGGCGCTACGGAAACAGATCCGGGTGCAAAAGAAAGATTGGCCGCAGAGGTGCGCGTAATCCGTGCTCTTGCCTACAGCTTTCTGACTTCGTTTTACGGTGATATACCCTTAATTACCAAATCGTTAAATCCGGACGATCCGGAGTTGTATGCTGGGCGCGATCCGCAGAGCCAGGTTGTCGACTTCTTATTACAGGAGCTTGATGCTGCCGCCGCCGTATTGCCCGCAGCTATTCCAACCGGCGAAAATCTGGGCCGCGTGAGTCGAGGCACAGCTTTAGCTTTGAAATCCCGGATCGCGCTGACCCACGGTCGTTTTGAGCTAGCCGAGCAGGCGGCGAAAGCGGTGATGGACCTGGGCGTGTACGAACTGTATACAAATGGTGATCCGAAAACCGCCTATTGGGAGCTTTTTACGCGCGCCGGTAAATTATCAGCGGGTAGAAATAAAGAAACTATTTTTGCGAGACTGCACTTGGCTGATGTCATTATGCACAATCTGAGTCGCGAAATACAGGTGCCCGATCAGTTTGCGCGGTTTGTGCCCACACGTTCGCTGGTCGAGTCTTATCTGTGCGCTGATGGATTGCCTATCGAAAAATCTCCGCTGTATAGTGATGCTTCATATGCCGATGTCTTTAAAAATAGAGATCCCCGCATGACGCAGACTATATTGGTGCCTGGTGATAAGTGGGGAGGGCGTTTCGATGGAAGGCCAATCGCGCAAAACACAGATCCGACAATTTTTCAAGTGCCTAAGTTTAGCCAAGATGGGCGAGGATCGGTTACGACAACAGGCTATTATTACAAGAAATATGTTGAGCCTACGGCGGTTCCAAATTATAACCGAGATGATAACGATATTCACCATATTCGCTATGCCGAAGTATTATTAAACTACGCGGAAGCGCGTCTGGAGCAAAATAAACTTACGCAGGCCGATGTTGATATATCGATCAACCTGCTGCGTGATCGTGTCGGAATGAAGCGGATGGAGCTTTCATTTCTTGCGGAAAACGGCCTGGATGTCCGCGAAGAAGTCCGCCGGGAACGGCGTGTGGAGCTTGCCTTAGAAGGACACCGGTATTTCGATGTTAGGCGTTGGAAGCAAGGAGAACTTCTGGGGAATGATATCGAGGGCGTGAAAGCCGCCTGGTTCCCACAGCTAAGTTCATCCACTTTTCGCAAGAGCGCCGATGGCTATCTATCCGTCCAGTGGAATCGTGCATTCGAGAGTCCTAAAAACTACTTGTGGCCCGTGCCTCAAACACAATATGATCGCAACAATAACCTCGGGCAGAATCCCGGCTGGTAGGATAGCGTGCTTTATCTAACTTTTCCCTGGATGTTGTCCTTGGCTGGATCATCCAGGGGAATTATTTATTTTTTATGCGTAGAGAACTATATAAATACCTCTTGGGTTGCATATCATTCGCTTTTTATTGTTTTGCGCTGTATGCGCAACCGGCTAAAACGATGCTTCCCGACAGTGGAATCAAGGTGATGACCTATAATATCCACCACGCCAATCCACCGTCTAAAGATTCATTAATTGATATGGACGCCATTGTTAAGGTTATTCGCGCCCAATCACCCGATCTCGTAGCCTTGCAAGAAGTAGATCAACTAACAGAGCGGAGTGGAAAAATAGATCAAGCAAAATATATCGCCGAGAAATTGGGAATGCACTATTTTTACGCCAAGGCCATGGATTATGATGGTGGTGCATATGGGCAGGCGATACTTTCTAAGTTTCCGATCAAGGCTACCGCGGTAAGACGTTTACCGTCGACAGCTGAACCGCGCAGTGAGCCGCGTATCCTAGGCGAGGCCATTATCCAATTACCAAATGGTAAAAGTTTGCGGTTTGCAACAGTACACCTCGATGCGCAAAAAAACGATACCAACCGCATTTTACAAGCAAAGGCTATCATAAGCTTGCTGGCCAATGACGAAACGCCCATGATTATCGCCGGTGATTTTAATGCGGTTCGTTCGAGCGAGGCTATGCATATATTAGATGCCGGATTTGAGCATAGTTGTACCGAGTGTGACTTTACCATACCAGTATTAAGCCCCAACAAAACCATCGATTTTATATTGCTTGATAAACGTAAATCTTGGTCTGTGTTATCGCATAAAACAATCAAAGAAACCTATGCGTCTGATCACTTTCCTGTTGTAACGGTATTGAAATAAATTGAAACAGTAGAAGCGGACGGACCTCACGCTTTCCGCTTCTTCTTTCATTTTACGTATATTCGCATCAAACTCACTGTTGTAGTTACCCTTCACTAGTAAAAGAAATTGCGATGTTTAAACCAGATATCAGTAAGAGTAATGTGTGGATCCTCAAGCTCGTATTGTTGTTGTCTCTGTTTAGCGCCTACACTTTTGGACAAGTGCCGAAAGATGCCATGCCGGCACACGCTACATTAACCATAGATTCGCATGTGCTGGGTGAACAGCGACGAATCAATGTGTGGCTGCCGGAAGAATACCCCAGCGGTGGTGACGAGTTACCGATTTTATACATGGCCGATGGTGGAATAGCGGAAGACTTTCCGCACCTCGCCAATACCTTGGCCGATTTGATTGCAAATCAAGTTATTCCTCCCATGATGCTGGTTGGCATAGAAAATATTCAACGAAGAAAAGATCTTACCGGACCAACTACCGTAAAAGAGGATTTGCAAATTGCGCCGGTTGTCGGTCATTCCGCTTTATTTCGTTCGTTTATCGCAACGGAATTAATGCCTGAGGTAGAAATGCGATATCGGCATAATGGCAAAAAGGGACTTATCGGCGAGTCGCTTGCCGGGCTTTTTGTCATAGAGACTTTTCTGATAGAACCACAGTTATTCGACTACTATATCGCTTTTGATCCCTCGTTGTGGTGGAATAAGCACCATTTACTAGATCAATCGACGAGCTATCTTGCTAAATTTCCGCAACAGGAAAAGAAATTGTGGTTTGCCAGTTCACATACGGAAGAAATTTATGGTTACAGCAAACAATTTGCTGAGCGGCTTACGCGGGCAAAGCTGCCTGCGCTTGATTGGGTATATTGTGATGAGCCGGCAGAGCAGCACCATACCATATTTCGTGCCACCGAGGAAAAAGCGTTGCGCTGGATGTTTGAAGTTAAGTAGGGGAGTGAAGACATTTCGTGAATTAAACCCACTAAGTATGGAATTTCCAGCCATATTCAATCAGCGATTTCCAAAATATACCAAACAGGTACAGGCCGATACCGTGCAGATCAATCTGTTGGATTGCCTCGTTATACTGTTATTGCAGTTACTAATGCTCGTTGCTGTAGGTCGTATTTTTAGTTTTGTCAGCCTTTTTTACACGCTTGGCGTGCTGCTGATGAAAGTAAAGCCTTATCACATCGTCCGGCAGGTCAAAATGGCTCGTTGGTTTAGCACAGCGCTTATTTTATGTGATATTAGTATTTTCAGTAGCCTATC
Coding sequences within it:
- a CDS encoding Crp/Fnr family transcriptional regulator is translated as MEQQVSLSDAEFDYIFAHFKPLSFKKKEQLIQIGDIVENEYFVLSGCLSTYVVNDAQKMHILQFAMTTWWASDYQALYKNERATVNVNCVSDAEVLCLADKDREKICTELHHVERFFRWRSNGGYVSLQKRILSLLNDDAQSRYEELMYQYPALYNLVPKHLIAAYLGVSRETLSRFQRV
- a CDS encoding type 1 glutamine amidotransferase domain-containing protein translates to MKNETFNVLFVLTSHDELGETGLKTGFWIEEFAAPYYVMADSGVSVTIASPKGGQPPIDPKSALPDFQTDATKRFDSDAELQAKLAQTVKLSTVNVADYDAVFYPGGHGPLWDLTNDRHSIELIEHFWQDGKPVAAVCHAPGVLRYVKNADGTAFVAGKKVTGFSNTEEEAVELTQVVPYLVEDELQNLGGKYSKCEDWKSYVVQDGNLITGQNPGSSEETAKALLTLLRELSSK
- a CDS encoding FecR family protein, producing the protein MKEQRTKQLFRRSISQKLTESEIAELDVLLAELSDDMQEKLYFEACDEALAAKNSDVVPPFSYEEKQRILAEIVTKNTSDVKYPRRRVYRKFVPYVAACFVLALTAFSLFFLPRPSEVVNYGSLPSASTVAEDLDPGQERAVLTMEDGRSITLDTIAVGNQVNGLDFKIVRLSSGELQYQTFQTTRFPQEHVIHTPKGGTINVILPDGSKVWLNAASSLTFNSDMQSADRRVEVDGEVYFEVAKRKKQRFIVKSRTSEIQVLGTKFNVNTYQGNQTKVGLLEGSVLLKTAKVTRRMKPSELAVIQANGYTKTTSLTNISDIILWKQGIFHFQDTSPEVLANELSRWYNIDVSVQGKELGHRINGKIARDLKLSKMMEVLDFLGLSATYKENKLIIKTKKT
- a CDS encoding SusC/RagA family TonB-linked outer membrane protein, which encodes MDFDLKVYSINRNKLYRLFGIMELVVTMLLLSLTTVTASTFAQRISLHEKSANIKTLLDKIEQQVPYRFVYDNAEIGDLYVENAFLESASLKECLDLVLRKQGLDYKIIDDYIVIKKNDTPATLILKPLQTVVRGTVRDESGQPIEGVTVSVKGQAGRQTNTDDAGVFSLALDLGNTTLLFEHIAYAAKEIETKGRALLDVTLQSQNGDIEEVVVVGYGTQKKANLTGAVSAISGEELESRPIANIGQGLQGQMPGLTVRSTGNTAPGNRAPQFRIRGVGTWGDANPLIVIDGIPGGNLNILNPNDIENISVLKDAASSSIYGVRGANGVIMVTTKKGTSGKANINYNSYIGWQTPTALPDFLGSADYMTLQNEANVNAGQNPTYAEEQIEIARNGSDPNYFANTDWIAETYRHSAPQQNHNLSLNGGAENTQYYASYGYLNEGGLVIGDNFKAHRHNARLRLNTQLLDRLHVDGNLGYVDRSYDGSANGTQALSAATSIRPLVPVRFTNGSWGYHGGQSNPVAIATDGGNNTFTSQEITANISTTLNLFNGFDLKGQYGLIKYNSKRTTLLKTIDYYSPDDNERIYQTNFPNRIEMDHYSGTYQTFIGTANYLRTIAEKHTIKGLLGYSLEENVGNDFSASRTHLPVDLPSLAIGTENQLNTSGSGQNALMSFFGRVNYDFNNKYLLEGNFRRDGSSRFHPDVRWNWFGSFSAGWVFSEEQFFEDMKSFWNFGKIRFSYGTQGNDKVGRDHPFMAILASAQVNSNNPIGNIGRVGFRQSFIPNELVTWESSEKLNVGLDLSFLSNRLNVTADYFVNSTNDILLNPPLPDVIGVGTGYPAQNSGSLENRGWEVILGWQDNIGDFGYRANFNLSDVRNKVTKLENFANNLGDQVRLEGYPLDAFYGFKADRIAQESDFDLVDGQYVPKFPYQRGDLVGPGDLIYVPTDPNATEITVGADRHVLGSDIPRYTYGFRGDLSYKNLDFSFFLQGVGKADGFLTGNARHPFINNSAMPQDVHLDRWTPENPDASYPRFVYMRTHNTRLSSKWIEDASYLRLKNVQLGYTFSPQWTSKIRIDKLRIYASADNLFTKTDFFYGYDPEVPTGNSGGYYPQVKTYVIGLNINLK
- a CDS encoding RNA polymerase sigma factor — encoded protein: MKKIRRGDQASFGLLYAQYFDMLAGEIFFILKDRTRTEEVIQDVFCKIWRDRDKLETISNFEGYLRVLSRNGALNVLKSDLRRRKTEQNYYQEQVNMSVDYHEVDLQKEHYRLLDLAIEKLPAQQKKVYQLSRFERMKYVEIAKQLNLSKESVKSYLKIATVTIKKHLAYHKDSIVCFIFIFHSF